A DNA window from Desulfuromonas thiophila contains the following coding sequences:
- a CDS encoding enoyl-ACP reductase FabI gives MGLMTGKRGIIFGVANEMSIAWGIAQQLRAQGATLAFTYLNEALEKRVRPLAESLDAELILPCDVANDADIEAVFNTLAEEWDGLDFVVHAVAFANREDLHKPFSQTSREGFALAMDISAYSLVAVTRCAAPLMNEGGSILTLTYLGSTRAVPNYNVMGVAKAALEASVRYLAAELGEKGIRVNAISAGPIRTLAASGIANFRAKIKLMDDFAPLRRTVTQEEVGKSAVYFLSDLASGVTGEVHLVDGGFNIVVSA, from the coding sequence ATGGGGCTGATGACAGGAAAGCGGGGAATCATTTTCGGTGTTGCCAACGAGATGAGCATTGCCTGGGGGATCGCCCAGCAGTTGCGGGCCCAGGGTGCGACCCTGGCCTTCACCTATCTTAACGAGGCGCTGGAAAAACGCGTGCGGCCGCTGGCCGAAAGCCTCGATGCCGAACTGATCCTGCCCTGTGATGTGGCCAACGATGCCGATATCGAAGCGGTGTTCAATACCCTGGCCGAAGAGTGGGATGGCCTTGATTTCGTTGTCCATGCCGTTGCTTTCGCCAACCGTGAGGATCTGCACAAGCCCTTCAGCCAGACCAGCCGTGAAGGTTTTGCCCTGGCTATGGACATCAGCGCCTATTCCCTGGTGGCCGTCACGCGCTGCGCTGCGCCCCTGATGAACGAGGGCGGCAGTATCCTGACACTGACGTATCTGGGATCGACCCGCGCCGTGCCCAACTATAATGTGATGGGCGTGGCCAAGGCGGCGCTGGAGGCTTCGGTACGTTATCTGGCGGCGGAACTGGGCGAGAAGGGCATCCGGGTCAACGCCATTTCCGCCGGCCCGATCCGCACCCTGGCGGCGTCGGGCATCGCCAATTTTCGCGCCAAGATCAAGCTGATGGACGATTTCGCGCCGTTGCGGCGCACCGTCACCCAGGAAGAGGTGGGCAAGAGCGCGGTCTATTTCCTGTCCGATCTGGCCAGCGGCGTGACCGGCGAGGTCCATCTGGTCGATGGCGGCTTCAACATCGTTGTCAGTGCCTAA
- the recN gene encoding DNA repair protein RecN, giving the protein MLCELMIRNLAVIEQVRLRFAPGFSVLSGETGAGKSIIIDAVGLLLGQRMRADMVRAGAEQGQVEALFDLQQQPQLGQWLHDNGLADPDDGASLLLKRVLLPQGKSRVYINGTLATVGQLQQVTAPLLAIFGQHEQQQLQQVDSHLALLEAYGDCVAARQGYAECYARLRTLDGAIAELQQQCQQRQQRQELLDFQCRELEQARLQHGEYAALQQERLRLQHGERLSALCLGGFARLYGDPGALCETLGTLAGQLEALQTIEPGLVSPLQAVRDALYGLEDAAAQLRQLGEQISFDAEQQERVEERVALLQQLQRKYQCDEDGLLARQQQLQQEHQQLHDSDSRLEQLRQQRQQAAAELGRSGEELSQRRRQAARRLCQAVETELAALAMPQARFDVCFETLTEPQASGLERAEFYFSANPGQPLKPLAATASGGELSRVMLALRKAAPGVDQLPTLIFDEVDAGIGGRAATAVGRCLKAVARDRQVLCVTHLPQVAAFADQQYRIEKQVEQGQTRTAVDQLDRQGRIAELSRMLGGAQQDRHSSEHARTLLDRSQEES; this is encoded by the coding sequence ATGTTGTGTGAGCTGATGATCCGCAATCTGGCGGTAATCGAACAGGTGCGCTTGCGCTTCGCGCCGGGGTTCAGTGTGTTGAGCGGTGAAACCGGTGCCGGCAAATCCATCATCATTGATGCCGTCGGTCTGCTGCTGGGCCAGCGTATGCGTGCTGACATGGTGCGCGCCGGCGCTGAACAGGGGCAGGTCGAGGCCCTGTTCGATCTTCAGCAGCAGCCACAGCTGGGCCAATGGCTGCACGACAACGGCCTGGCCGATCCCGATGACGGCGCCAGTCTGCTGCTTAAACGGGTGCTGCTGCCCCAGGGCAAAAGCCGGGTGTACATCAATGGCACCCTGGCCACGGTGGGACAGCTGCAGCAGGTGACGGCCCCCCTGCTGGCGATTTTCGGTCAGCACGAACAGCAGCAGCTGCAGCAGGTGGACAGTCATCTGGCCCTGCTTGAAGCCTATGGTGACTGTGTCGCCGCACGGCAGGGGTATGCCGAATGCTATGCCCGGCTGCGCACGCTGGATGGCGCGATTGCTGAGCTGCAGCAGCAGTGCCAGCAGCGTCAGCAGCGCCAGGAATTGCTGGACTTTCAGTGTCGCGAGCTGGAACAGGCGCGGCTGCAGCACGGCGAATATGCCGCCCTGCAGCAGGAACGGCTGCGGCTGCAGCATGGCGAACGGCTGAGTGCCTTGTGCCTGGGCGGCTTTGCCCGCCTTTATGGCGATCCGGGAGCGCTGTGCGAAACCCTTGGCACCCTCGCCGGCCAGCTCGAGGCCTTGCAGACGATCGAGCCCGGACTGGTCAGCCCCCTACAGGCTGTGCGCGATGCCCTTTATGGCTTGGAGGACGCGGCCGCCCAGCTGCGTCAACTGGGTGAGCAGATCAGCTTCGATGCCGAGCAGCAGGAGCGGGTCGAGGAACGGGTGGCGCTGCTGCAACAGCTGCAGCGCAAGTATCAGTGTGACGAGGACGGTCTGCTGGCCCGCCAGCAGCAGCTGCAGCAGGAACACCAGCAGCTGCACGACAGCGACAGCCGGCTGGAGCAGCTGCGTCAGCAACGCCAGCAGGCTGCGGCCGAACTGGGTCGCAGCGGTGAGGAACTGTCGCAGCGGCGCCGTCAGGCGGCCCGGCGCTTGTGTCAGGCGGTTGAAACTGAGCTGGCAGCCCTGGCCATGCCCCAGGCCCGGTTTGACGTCTGTTTTGAAACGCTGACCGAACCTCAGGCCAGCGGACTGGAGCGGGCGGAATTTTATTTCAGCGCCAATCCGGGGCAGCCTCTCAAGCCGCTGGCGGCAACCGCCTCGGGTGGCGAACTGTCGCGCGTGATGCTGGCGTTGCGCAAGGCGGCACCTGGGGTCGACCAGCTGCCGACGCTGATCTTTGACGAGGTCGATGCCGGCATCGGCGGCCGGGCCGCCACGGCGGTGGGGCGCTGTCTGAAGGCTGTGGCCCGTGATCGTCAGGTGCTCTGTGTCACTCATCTGCCGCAGGTGGCGGCCTTTGCCGACCAGCAGTACCGTATTGAGAAACAGGTGGAGCAGGGCCAGACCCGCACGGCTGTCGACCAGCTTGATCGCCAGGGCCGGATCGCCGAACTCTCCCGCATGCTTGGCGGCGCCCAGCAGGACCGTCACAGCAGCGAACATGCCCGCACCCTGCTGGATCGCAGTCAGGAGGAGTCATGA
- the amrS gene encoding AmmeMemoRadiSam system radical SAM enzyme: MDVALYWQAQADGRVRCLLCPHRCLIGPGQRGLCQVRQNRDGMLLSLNCQRIVALHVDPVEKKPLFHYAPGSRTLSLAAAGCNLRCRHCQNAAISQVRGPVPGERLEPAQLVAQARASGCRSLAYTYTEPTVFFETVLKTARAARDAGLDNLLVSNGYIAPEPLLQLAPLLAAANIDLKAFSDPVYRQLCGARLEPVLASLRLLRRLGVWLEVTTLVIPGYNDDTQQLRQIAGFIATELGEQTPWHLSAFFPAYQLLDVPPTPAATLEQAWQIGRDQGLRHVYTGNLAAGQEETFCSGCGRLLISRRGYRLIQVELQQGCCRFCRTPLAGVALADCGAVA, encoded by the coding sequence ATGGACGTGGCGCTGTATTGGCAGGCGCAAGCCGACGGGCGGGTACGTTGTCTTTTGTGCCCGCACCGGTGTCTGATCGGGCCGGGCCAGCGGGGGTTGTGTCAGGTGCGGCAGAACCGGGATGGCATGCTGCTGAGTTTGAATTGCCAGCGGATTGTGGCTCTGCATGTCGATCCGGTGGAAAAAAAGCCCCTGTTTCACTATGCCCCCGGCAGCCGTACCCTGTCGCTGGCGGCAGCCGGCTGTAACCTGCGTTGCCGTCATTGCCAGAATGCGGCCATTTCCCAGGTGCGCGGGCCCGTGCCGGGTGAGCGGCTGGAACCGGCCCAACTGGTGGCGCAGGCACGGGCCAGTGGCTGTCGCAGTCTGGCCTATACCTATACCGAACCGACGGTTTTCTTTGAAACGGTGTTGAAGACGGCGCGGGCCGCCCGCGATGCCGGGTTGGACAACCTGCTGGTCAGCAACGGCTATATCGCACCGGAACCCTTGCTCCAATTGGCACCGTTGCTGGCTGCGGCCAACATCGACCTGAAGGCGTTTTCAGACCCGGTTTATCGTCAGCTGTGCGGTGCCCGGCTGGAACCGGTGTTGGCCAGTTTGCGGCTGCTGCGCAGGCTGGGGGTCTGGCTGGAGGTGACGACCCTGGTGATTCCTGGCTACAACGACGATACGCAACAGTTGCGCCAGATCGCCGGTTTTATTGCCACGGAACTGGGAGAGCAAACGCCCTGGCATCTCAGTGCTTTTTTCCCGGCTTACCAGCTGCTGGATGTGCCACCAACGCCGGCCGCAACCCTGGAACAGGCCTGGCAGATTGGCCGTGACCAGGGCCTGCGCCATGTCTACACCGGCAATCTGGCGGCGGGGCAGGAAGAAACCTTCTGCAGCGGTTGCGGTCGGCTGTTGATCAGCCGACGGGGCTATCGTCTGATCCAGGTTGAGCTGCAGCAGGGATGTTGCCGTTTTTGCCGAACGCCTCTGGCTGGGGTGGCGCTCGCGGATTGCGGGGCGGTTGCATGA
- a CDS encoding insulinase family protein → MTALPADLPAGFSLQHSSELTELNACLLQLRHERTGARFVHIACNDSNNLFAVAFRTPPEDSTGVAHILEHTVLCGSQRFPVRDPFFTMLKRSLNSFMNAFTASDWTCYPFSSQNRKDFDNLLNVYLDAAFFPLLRPLDFAQEGHRLEFSESDNPASPLCFKGVVYNEMKGAMADPASLLARRTTRHLYPDSCYRHNSGGEPSAIPDLTHQQLKDFHTRCYHPSNACFFTYGTFPLADHLRQIDAQVLCHFERNAADFSVAPQPPLSAPLRVRETYPLDTGDDPAGKSLIHLAWLACPIDDSYERLLLTLLGQLLLGNPAAPLYKALLDTGLGSHLTPGSGYHDDYRTTCFAVGLQGSEPQHQQAIEDCVLNCLAQLAHEGFSTERIEAAIHRLELANREVSGDGYPYPISLLMRLLGPWLHCDDPLSPLQFDSQLKRLRHELAEGDVFGARIRRWLLDNPHRLTLCLAPDTALQNQQNQLEQARLAELAARLDSSGRQQLIDQARQLQQQQEQQEDVSCLPDLELSDIAAEEPRTEGQPVQNSAVALTCFEQPTNGLSYVSLYFNAAALDAELRPYVPLFCSLLTQVGAAGQSYITLAERMEAVTGGIRCSAEILDDIANLDRFDSWIRLRGKALDRNIVPLCQLLGDLATSADFSDLKRLATVIGQIKSSWENAIPGAGHSFAARAAAAGLTPAGWQREHWSGLHQLRFVRLLAARKPDDLTDLADKLGRMARGLLQRGTLKAALCCGADRMAAGRQALADLFQTLPAGPVTPQTPAPFSSHTVPLAFATSVPVAYVTRNFRTVPFCHPDAAALKVLAALLRAGFLHREIREKGGAYGGMASSNSEAGLFALLSYRDPHIQRTLQVYDDAIAWACQGRFGEQDIKEAILSVFSAHDRPQSPAGRAATEFACQLQGLSWAQRQLFRDQLRQVDRNALQQAAQRYLANGSSAIGILAGEQQLQQVLPQLTELQLERL, encoded by the coding sequence ATGACCGCACTGCCCGCCGACCTGCCCGCCGGTTTTTCCCTGCAACACTCCTCTGAGCTGACGGAGCTGAATGCCTGCCTGCTGCAACTGCGCCACGAGCGCACCGGCGCCCGCTTTGTGCATATCGCCTGCAACGACAGCAACAACCTGTTTGCTGTCGCCTTCCGTACCCCGCCGGAGGATTCCACCGGTGTCGCCCACATTCTGGAGCATACGGTGTTATGCGGTTCGCAGCGGTTCCCGGTGCGCGATCCTTTTTTTACCATGCTCAAGCGCAGCCTCAACAGCTTCATGAACGCCTTTACCGCCAGCGACTGGACCTGTTATCCCTTCTCCAGCCAGAACCGCAAGGATTTCGACAATCTGCTCAACGTCTATCTGGACGCCGCCTTTTTCCCGCTGCTGCGGCCCCTTGATTTTGCCCAGGAGGGCCACCGGCTGGAGTTCAGCGAAAGCGACAATCCTGCCAGCCCGCTGTGCTTTAAAGGCGTGGTCTACAACGAAATGAAAGGGGCCATGGCCGATCCGGCCTCCCTGCTGGCGCGCCGCACCACCCGGCATCTGTATCCCGACAGCTGCTACCGCCACAACAGCGGCGGTGAACCCTCTGCCATTCCCGATCTGACCCACCAGCAGCTGAAGGATTTTCACACCCGCTGTTACCATCCGTCCAACGCCTGCTTCTTTACCTACGGTACCTTCCCGCTGGCCGATCATCTGCGTCAGATCGACGCCCAGGTGCTTTGTCATTTCGAACGCAACGCGGCCGATTTCAGCGTGGCGCCGCAGCCACCACTGTCGGCACCCCTGCGGGTGCGGGAAACCTATCCCCTTGATACCGGCGACGATCCGGCCGGCAAAAGCCTGATCCATCTGGCCTGGCTAGCCTGCCCCATCGATGACAGCTACGAGCGTCTGTTGCTGACCCTGCTGGGCCAGTTGCTGCTTGGCAACCCGGCGGCACCGCTCTACAAGGCCCTGCTGGATACGGGGCTGGGCAGCCACCTGACCCCCGGCAGCGGCTACCACGACGATTACCGCACCACCTGCTTCGCCGTTGGCCTGCAGGGCAGCGAACCCCAGCACCAGCAAGCCATTGAGGACTGCGTGCTCAACTGCCTGGCACAGCTGGCCCATGAGGGCTTCAGCACCGAACGTATCGAGGCCGCCATCCACCGGCTGGAACTGGCCAACCGCGAAGTCAGCGGCGACGGTTACCCCTACCCCATCAGCCTGCTGATGCGCCTTCTGGGCCCCTGGCTGCACTGCGACGATCCGCTCTCGCCCCTGCAATTCGACAGCCAGCTGAAGCGCCTGCGGCACGAGCTGGCCGAGGGAGATGTCTTCGGCGCGCGCATTCGCCGCTGGCTGCTCGACAATCCCCATCGCCTGACCCTGTGCCTGGCGCCGGACACCGCGTTGCAAAACCAGCAGAATCAGCTGGAGCAGGCACGGCTGGCCGAACTGGCCGCCAGGCTCGACAGCAGCGGCCGGCAGCAGCTGATCGATCAGGCCCGCCAGCTGCAACAGCAACAGGAACAGCAGGAGGATGTCAGCTGCCTGCCCGACCTGGAACTGAGCGATATCGCCGCCGAGGAACCGCGCACCGAAGGGCAGCCCGTCCAGAATAGCGCCGTTGCCCTGACCTGTTTTGAACAGCCCACCAACGGCCTGAGCTATGTCAGCCTTTACTTCAACGCCGCCGCCCTGGACGCGGAACTGCGCCCCTATGTGCCGTTGTTCTGCAGCCTGCTGACCCAGGTGGGTGCCGCCGGCCAGAGCTATATCACCCTGGCCGAGCGCATGGAAGCCGTTACCGGCGGCATTCGCTGCAGTGCCGAGATTCTGGACGACATCGCCAATCTCGACCGCTTTGACAGCTGGATTCGCCTGCGCGGCAAGGCTCTTGACCGCAACATCGTACCCCTGTGCCAACTGCTCGGCGACTTGGCCACCAGCGCCGATTTCAGCGATCTCAAACGCCTTGCGACGGTCATTGGCCAGATCAAAAGCAGCTGGGAAAATGCCATTCCGGGAGCCGGCCACAGCTTTGCCGCACGGGCCGCCGCAGCCGGTCTGACCCCGGCAGGCTGGCAACGCGAGCACTGGAGCGGCCTGCACCAGCTGCGTTTTGTCCGCCTGCTGGCCGCCAGAAAACCCGACGATCTGACCGATCTGGCCGACAAACTCGGTCGCATGGCCCGCGGTCTGCTGCAGCGCGGCACCCTTAAGGCCGCGCTGTGCTGCGGTGCCGACCGTATGGCAGCCGGCAGGCAGGCCCTGGCCGATCTGTTTCAGACCCTGCCGGCCGGGCCGGTCACGCCGCAAACACCCGCACCTTTCAGCAGCCACACGGTGCCCCTGGCCTTTGCCACCTCGGTGCCAGTGGCCTATGTCACCCGCAACTTCCGCACCGTGCCCTTCTGTCATCCGGACGCCGCCGCCCTCAAGGTGCTGGCGGCGCTGCTGCGAGCCGGTTTCCTGCACCGCGAAATCCGTGAAAAAGGCGGCGCCTATGGCGGCATGGCCAGCAGCAACAGCGAAGCCGGCCTGTTTGCGCTGCTGTCCTACCGCGACCCGCACATTCAGCGCACCCTGCAGGTCTACGACGACGCAATCGCCTGGGCCTGCCAAGGCCGCTTCGGCGAACAGGACATCAAGGAAGCGATCCTGTCGGTTTTCAGTGCCCACGACCGGCCCCAGTCCCCCGCCGGCCGCGCCGCCACCGAGTTTGCCTGCCAACTGCAGGGGCTGAGTTGGGCCCAGCGCCAGCTGTTCCGCGATCAGCTGCGGCAGGTTGACCGCAACGCCCTGCAGCAGGCTGCCCAGCGTTATCTCGCCAACGGCTCCAGCGCCATTGGCATTCTCGCCGGGGAGCAGCAACTTCAGCAGGTTCTGCCCCAGCTGACCGAGCTGCAACTCGAACGGTTGTAA
- a CDS encoding N-acetyltransferase, protein MIRKARIADAAAIHRLLSNYAGEGKMLSRSLAEIYQVIRSFYVYEELGEVVGIVSLQIWWEDLAEVRSLAVDASQAGKGCGRQLVQACLDEARELGIGRVFALTYQQDFFARLGFGVIDKSALPQKIWGDCVKCPKFPNCDEIAMLRTP, encoded by the coding sequence ATGATCCGCAAGGCCCGAATCGCCGATGCCGCCGCCATTCACCGGTTGCTGAGCAACTATGCCGGCGAGGGCAAGATGCTCTCGCGTTCGCTGGCGGAAATCTACCAAGTGATCCGCTCGTTTTATGTCTACGAAGAGCTGGGCGAGGTGGTGGGGATTGTCAGCCTGCAGATCTGGTGGGAGGATTTGGCCGAGGTGCGCTCGCTGGCCGTCGATGCCAGCCAGGCGGGCAAGGGCTGTGGTCGTCAGCTGGTGCAGGCCTGTCTCGATGAGGCGCGCGAACTCGGCATCGGCCGCGTTTTCGCGCTCACCTATCAGCAGGACTTTTTCGCCCGCCTCGGTTTTGGCGTTATCGATAAAAGCGCCCTGCCACAGAAGATCTGGGGCGACTGTGTCAAATGCCCGAAATTTCCCAATTGCGATGAGATTGCCATGTTGCGTACCCCTTAG
- a CDS encoding thioredoxin fold domain-containing protein produces MPIAKRNCWRLALIAALLTLATPAVLLGFGDQGCGAGACTDCHSLTPQQAKALLPSGVDQIHRVVPAEVGGLWQVEGESQGQRFTVWVDFSGRYLIAGNIIRLKDGADISKRVELAELQALPAVRLGAAEAPVVVEVLTDVHCQHCRTLHQQMQQVVQQRPEVAFRIHLLPLMMTSAEAAALQQANSLEALERAYRQEEMELPSADTAAVEALKDYARRWQLRGTPVLVLPDGLVLSGARPAARLIEALQPFLPAP; encoded by the coding sequence ATGCCCATTGCGAAGCGAAACTGTTGGCGTTTAGCACTGATTGCCGCCCTGCTGACCCTGGCCACCCCGGCCGTTCTGCTGGGCTTTGGTGATCAGGGTTGTGGCGCCGGTGCCTGTACCGATTGCCACAGTCTCACACCCCAGCAGGCCAAGGCACTGTTGCCGTCCGGGGTGGACCAGATTCACCGGGTGGTGCCGGCCGAGGTTGGCGGGTTGTGGCAAGTTGAAGGCGAAAGCCAGGGCCAGCGTTTTACCGTCTGGGTCGATTTTTCCGGCCGCTACCTGATAGCCGGCAACATCATCCGCCTGAAGGATGGTGCCGATATCAGCAAGCGGGTGGAACTGGCGGAACTGCAGGCCCTGCCTGCCGTGCGGCTGGGGGCGGCCGAGGCACCGGTGGTGGTCGAGGTGCTCACCGATGTGCACTGCCAGCATTGCCGGACGCTGCACCAGCAGATGCAGCAGGTGGTGCAGCAGCGTCCCGAGGTGGCGTTCCGTATCCATCTGCTGCCGCTGATGATGACCAGCGCCGAAGCGGCCGCGTTGCAGCAGGCCAATTCGCTGGAGGCGCTGGAGCGGGCCTATCGGCAGGAGGAAATGGAGCTGCCGTCGGCCGATACCGCCGCGGTTGAGGCCCTGAAGGATTACGCCCGGCGCTGGCAGTTGCGCGGCACGCCGGTGCTGGTGCTGCCCGACGGACTGGTGCTGAGCGGCGCACGGCCGGCCGCGCGGCTTATCGAAGCGCTGCAGCCGTTTCTGCCGGCACCCTGA
- a CDS encoding replication-associated recombination protein A, translating into MTDLFSETRLDGQTPLAERLRPQQLDDVAGQAHLLAPGRPLRQLIEQDRLSSAIFWGPPGCGKTSLAQVIARTTRCRFVSYSAIAHGVKDFRALIAEARQQRQLYSRRTLLFVDEIHRLNKAQQDAFLPAVEQGDIVLIGATTENPSFEVNAALLSRTRVFVLHPLEVADIRQLLQRALTSPAGLADQTLAIDDESLDWLAAQADGDARIALGNLELVASMAQGRPVRAPELAELLQQRSLRYDKGAEEHYNVISALIKSVRGSDPDGALYWLARLIEAGEDPLFIVRRLVILAAEDIGNADPRGLQLAVAAQQALQFIGMPEGRIVLAQATSYLACAPKSNAAYAAINAAQAEVRRSGSLPVPLHLRNAPTRLMKAQGYGAGYRYAHDSAEGYLAQDYLPEALVGQQFYQPVDRGYEKTMAERLRYLQQLRQQNPPQP; encoded by the coding sequence ATGACAGACCTTTTTTCTGAAACCCGCCTGGATGGACAGACACCGCTAGCCGAGCGGCTGCGGCCGCAACAGCTCGACGACGTAGCCGGCCAGGCCCATCTGCTGGCCCCCGGCCGTCCTCTGCGCCAGTTGATCGAGCAGGACCGGCTCAGTTCGGCCATTTTCTGGGGGCCGCCCGGTTGCGGCAAAACCAGCCTGGCCCAGGTGATCGCCCGCACCACCCGTTGTCGTTTCGTCTCCTATTCCGCCATTGCCCACGGTGTCAAGGATTTCCGGGCACTTATCGCCGAGGCGCGGCAGCAGCGCCAGCTCTACAGCCGCCGCACCCTGCTGTTTGTCGACGAAATCCACCGCCTGAACAAGGCACAGCAGGACGCCTTTCTGCCCGCCGTGGAACAGGGCGACATCGTGCTGATCGGTGCCACCACGGAGAATCCGTCCTTCGAGGTCAATGCCGCACTTCTGTCGCGCACCCGCGTGTTCGTGCTTCATCCGCTGGAGGTGGCCGACATCCGCCAGCTGCTCCAGCGTGCCCTGACCAGCCCGGCAGGGCTGGCCGATCAGACTCTGGCCATCGACGACGAAAGCCTCGACTGGCTGGCCGCACAGGCCGACGGCGATGCCCGCATCGCCTTGGGCAATCTGGAGCTGGTCGCCAGCATGGCTCAAGGCCGTCCTGTGCGCGCCCCGGAATTGGCCGAACTGCTGCAACAACGCAGCCTGCGTTACGACAAGGGCGCCGAGGAGCACTACAATGTCATCTCCGCCCTGATCAAAAGTGTACGCGGCAGCGATCCCGATGGTGCCCTCTACTGGCTGGCACGCCTGATCGAAGCGGGAGAAGATCCGCTGTTTATCGTCCGCCGGCTGGTAATTCTGGCCGCCGAGGATATCGGCAATGCTGATCCACGCGGCTTACAGCTGGCCGTGGCGGCCCAGCAAGCCCTGCAGTTCATCGGCATGCCGGAGGGCCGCATTGTGCTGGCCCAGGCCACCAGCTATCTGGCCTGCGCACCCAAAAGCAACGCCGCCTATGCCGCCATCAATGCCGCCCAGGCCGAGGTGCGTCGCAGCGGCAGCCTGCCCGTGCCGCTGCATCTGCGCAATGCTCCGACCCGCCTGATGAAGGCGCAGGGCTACGGCGCCGGTTACCGCTACGCCCACGACAGCGCCGAAGGCTATCTGGCGCAGGACTACCTGCCCGAAGCTCTGGTCGGACAGCAGTTCTATCAACCCGTTGACCGCGGCTACGAAAAAACCATGGCCGAACGGTTGCGCTATCTGCAGCAGTTGCGGCAGCAAAATCCGCCTCAGCCATGA
- the yidD gene encoding membrane protein insertion efficiency factor YidD — translation MMKQALSVAVILLCVSRVMPLAQASADCWQPPSTPTTAAPHPDESLNPLIQGIRFFQRYISPVDSPRCPMYPSCSAYALQALQRHGPVLGTCLTVDRLLHETSPAEKTHPLPSFNPVRYADPLENNDFWLACRQPAPLTGAETTTSPAATADRPAPATTARNHRADANAAD, via the coding sequence ATGATGAAGCAGGCCCTGTCGGTGGCAGTGATTCTGCTGTGTGTCAGCCGGGTTATGCCCCTCGCCCAGGCTTCGGCCGATTGCTGGCAACCGCCATCAACACCCACCACGGCCGCGCCACACCCGGATGAGAGCCTGAACCCGCTGATACAGGGCATCCGCTTCTTCCAACGCTACATCAGCCCGGTGGACAGCCCGCGCTGCCCCATGTATCCCAGTTGCAGCGCCTATGCCCTGCAGGCCCTGCAACGCCATGGCCCCGTGCTCGGCACCTGTCTCACCGTTGACCGGCTGCTGCATGAAACCAGTCCGGCGGAAAAAACCCACCCCCTGCCCAGCTTCAATCCGGTGCGCTATGCCGATCCGCTGGAGAACAACGACTTCTGGCTGGCCTGTCGCCAGCCCGCCCCCCTCACAGGCGCAGAAACCACAACAAGCCCAGCAGCGACAGCAGACCGGCCAGCACCAGCGACAACCGCACGGAATCATCGCGCCGACGCAAACGCAGCAGATTAA
- a CDS encoding NAD(+)/NADH kinase: MRVIGIYAKRTNPDAITVAGQLCRYLTGRGVAVLVETRLAEDLRGRDAAENLPAADAASLPGQVDAIVVLGGDGTLISVARDVGALAVPILGVNLGSLGFLTEITLEELYPQLERVLAGDFTVSERIMLQAQIVRDRLPLAQYHVLNDVVINKGALARIIDMEVWVNDDYLTTFKADGLIVSSPTGSTAYNLAAGGPIVYPGLHCLLITPICPHTLTNRPIIVSDNAVIQIRMAFDSERVFCTADGQVGMALQGRDVVEIRKAEMCTHLIKSASKNYFEVLRAKLRWGER; the protein is encoded by the coding sequence ATACGCGTAATCGGAATCTATGCCAAGCGGACCAATCCCGATGCCATCACCGTGGCCGGGCAGCTGTGCCGCTATCTGACCGGACGCGGTGTGGCTGTGCTGGTCGAGACGCGTCTGGCCGAGGATTTGCGGGGCCGGGATGCCGCGGAGAACCTTCCTGCCGCCGATGCCGCCAGCCTGCCAGGCCAGGTTGATGCCATTGTGGTGCTTGGCGGCGATGGCACCCTGATTTCGGTGGCGCGCGATGTCGGTGCGCTGGCGGTTCCCATTCTGGGGGTGAACCTCGGCAGCCTGGGTTTTCTCACTGAAATCACTCTGGAGGAGCTTTATCCCCAGCTGGAACGGGTGCTGGCCGGTGATTTCACCGTTTCCGAGCGCATCATGCTGCAGGCCCAGATCGTGCGCGACCGCTTGCCTCTGGCCCAGTACCATGTGCTCAATGATGTGGTTATCAACAAAGGGGCCCTGGCCCGCATCATCGACATGGAGGTCTGGGTCAACGACGACTATCTGACCACCTTCAAGGCCGATGGCCTGATCGTGTCCTCGCCCACCGGCTCGACGGCCTACAATCTGGCGGCCGGCGGCCCGATTGTCTATCCCGGTCTGCACTGTCTGCTCATCACTCCCATCTGTCCCCATACCCTCACCAATCGCCCCATCATTGTATCGGACAACGCCGTTATCCAGATTCGCATGGCCTTCGACAGTGAGCGGGTGTTCTGCACCGCCGATGGCCAGGTGGGCATGGCGTTGCAGGGGCGTGACGTGGTGGAAATCCGCAAGGCCGAGATGTGCACCCATCTGATCAAGAGCGCCAGCAAGAATTATTTTGAGGTGCTGCGGGCCAAACTGCGCTGGGGGGAGCGCTAG